In Janthinobacterium sp. 67, a genomic segment contains:
- a CDS encoding sigma-70 family RNA polymerase sigma factor encodes MTIAPTLPTPAAPYDYDAALRACARGEQQALHGLYQQESRYLLGVALRIVRQRALAEDVLHDAFLNIWRRAGSFDATRGSGKGWIYVVVRHQALDVVRARAHELSADEDTVETLLHERLGHDTGEAYADQADLGKLHDCLGHLDEGKRNSILYAYVDGCSHSEIAQRLQAPLGTVKAWVKRGLAALRECMQ; translated from the coding sequence TTGACGATTGCGCCAACCTTGCCAACGCCAGCCGCCCCTTACGATTACGATGCCGCCCTGCGCGCCTGCGCCAGGGGCGAGCAGCAGGCATTGCATGGCCTGTACCAGCAGGAAAGCCGCTACCTGCTGGGCGTGGCCCTGCGCATCGTGCGCCAGCGGGCTCTGGCCGAAGATGTGCTGCACGACGCCTTCCTGAACATCTGGCGCCGCGCCGGCAGTTTCGACGCCACGCGCGGCAGCGGCAAGGGCTGGATCTATGTGGTGGTGCGGCACCAGGCGCTGGACGTGGTGCGTGCCCGCGCCCATGAACTGTCAGCCGACGAGGATACCGTGGAAACCCTGCTGCACGAACGACTAGGCCATGATACGGGCGAGGCCTATGCCGACCAGGCGGACCTGGGCAAGCTGCATGATTGCCTCGGCCACCTGGATGAAGGCAAACGCAACAGCATCCTGTACGCCTATGTCGATGGCTGTTCCCATAGCGAAATCGCGCAGCGCCTGCAAGCGCCGCTGGGAACCGTCAAGGCCTGGGTCAAGCGGGGC
- a CDS encoding DUF3455 domain-containing protein: MHAIIAPRHTAPSLTVLCAALLLSACAPMSARYSQEQLPNAVKVPDGHQVAMQTVGVGKIAYECKAKKDMTGHEWVFVGPDAALNDRSGMQVGTYVGPPATWANLDGSKVTATQVAVAPAGTGNIPYQLVKANPATGSGAMQGVSYIQRVATSGGVAPSSPCGMESIGAKQWVPYQADYIFWKAA; this comes from the coding sequence ATGCATGCCATCATCGCCCCACGCCATACCGCCCCTTCCCTCACCGTGCTGTGTGCCGCCCTGCTGCTGAGCGCCTGCGCTCCCATGAGCGCGCGCTATTCGCAGGAGCAATTGCCCAACGCCGTGAAAGTGCCCGATGGCCACCAGGTGGCCATGCAGACGGTAGGCGTGGGCAAGATCGCCTACGAATGCAAGGCCAAGAAAGACATGACGGGCCATGAATGGGTCTTCGTGGGACCGGACGCGGCCTTGAACGACCGCAGCGGCATGCAGGTCGGCACCTACGTCGGCCCACCTGCCACCTGGGCCAACCTGGATGGCTCGAAGGTGACGGCGACGCAAGTGGCCGTGGCGCCGGCCGGCACGGGCAACATCCCGTATCAACTGGTAAAAGCCAACCCGGCCACGGGCAGCGGCGCCATGCAGGGCGTCAGCTACATCCAGCGCGTGGCCACCAGCGGTGGCGTGGCGCCAAGCAGCCCCTGCGGCATGGAATCCATCGGCGCCAAACAATGGGTGCCCTACCAGGCTGACTACATCTTCTGGAAAGCAGCATAA
- a CDS encoding phage holin family protein produces the protein MAIVHHVAQVAATLAAIVQTRLALAAVEMEEESLRFLSYLALAMLALLCLFVGLVLIVFLVIVLFWDTHRIAAIAITAAVFIVAAIATLLGVRASFRSKPKLLSFTLSELNKDLDELQLLARRGSERP, from the coding sequence ATGGCTATCGTGCACCATGTCGCCCAAGTCGCAGCGACCCTCGCCGCCATCGTCCAGACCCGTCTGGCCCTGGCGGCCGTGGAAATGGAAGAAGAGTCGCTGCGCTTCCTGTCCTATCTGGCGCTGGCCATGCTGGCACTGCTGTGCCTGTTCGTCGGCCTCGTATTGATCGTGTTCCTCGTCATCGTATTATTTTGGGATACGCACCGCATCGCCGCCATCGCCATCACGGCCGCCGTCTTCATCGTCGCCGCCATCGCTACCCTGCTGGGCGTGCGCGCCAGTTTCCGCAGCAAGCCGAAACTGCTGTCCTTCACACTTTCCGAACTGAACAAAGACTTGGACGAGCTGCAACTGCTGGCCCGCCGGGGATCGGAGCGGCCATGA
- a CDS encoding glycine zipper domain-containing protein: protein MSSIHTGKSSNDSILADADKARDKLVGDLKNVIDEAEGWLDGAKDQTGENVKAVKDKFIATLETAKKDLIKLEEDLLERTKKAAKATDEYVQDNPWKAVGAGAVVGVLFGLLLSSSRR from the coding sequence ATGAGCTCGATACATACCGGAAAATCCAGCAACGACAGCATCCTCGCCGACGCCGACAAGGCGCGCGACAAACTGGTCGGCGACTTGAAGAACGTCATCGACGAAGCGGAAGGCTGGCTCGATGGCGCCAAGGATCAGACGGGCGAGAATGTCAAAGCCGTCAAGGACAAGTTCATCGCCACCCTGGAAACGGCCAAGAAAGACTTGATCAAGCTGGAAGAAGATTTGCTCGAACGTACCAAGAAGGCGGCCAAGGCCACCGACGAATACGTGCAGGACAATCCATGGAAAGCCGTGGGCGCGGGCGCCGTCGTGGGTGTGCTGTTCGGCCTGCTGCTTTCCTCGTCACGCCGCTAG
- the ubiA gene encoding 4-hydroxybenzoate octaprenyltransferase → MNKLALYFRLIRLDKPIGTVLLLWPTLCALWLAQQGVPDWRLLLIFTLGTFLMRSAGCAINDYADQDIDKFVKRTAERPITSGRISGKEALAVAGVLTVLAFCLILPLNALTKQLSVAAVIIAGTYPYFKRFFAIPQAYLGIAFGFGIPMGFAAITDAVPVVAWLLLLGNVFWAVAYDTEYAMVDRDDDLKIGIKTSAITFGRYDVAIVMFCYAVFLLLWLACGWYLGLRYWFVAGLVVAAGCAVYHYTLIRARERMPCFAAFRHNNWLGAAVFAGVVLDFAFR, encoded by the coding sequence ATGAACAAGCTGGCGCTGTATTTCCGCCTGATACGGCTGGACAAGCCTATCGGTACCGTATTGCTGCTGTGGCCTACCCTGTGCGCGCTGTGGCTGGCGCAGCAGGGCGTGCCGGACTGGCGGCTGCTGCTCATCTTTACTCTCGGCACTTTCCTGATGCGCTCGGCCGGCTGCGCCATCAACGACTACGCCGACCAGGATATCGACAAATTCGTCAAGCGCACGGCGGAGCGCCCCATCACCAGCGGACGCATCAGTGGCAAGGAAGCGCTGGCCGTGGCCGGCGTGCTCACCGTGCTGGCCTTTTGCCTGATCCTGCCCCTGAATGCGCTGACCAAGCAACTGTCCGTGGCGGCCGTCATCATCGCCGGCACCTATCCCTACTTCAAGCGCTTCTTTGCCATTCCGCAAGCGTATCTCGGCATCGCCTTCGGCTTCGGCATCCCCATGGGCTTTGCCGCCATCACGGATGCCGTGCCCGTCGTCGCCTGGCTGCTGCTGCTGGGAAATGTCTTCTGGGCCGTGGCCTACGATACGGAATACGCGATGGTCGACCGCGACGACGATTTAAAAATCGGCATCAAGACGTCGGCCATCACCTTCGGCCGCTACGACGTGGCCATCGTCATGTTCTGCTATGCCGTTTTCCTGCTGCTGTGGCTCGCATGCGGCTGGTACCTGGGCTTGCGTTATTGGTTCGTCGCGGGGCTGGTGGTGGCGGCCGGCTGCGCCGTTTACCACTACACCCTGATCCGCGCACGCGAGCGTATGCCGTGTTTTGCGGCATTCCGGCATAATAACTGGCTAGGAGCAGCGGTGTTTGCAGGCGTCGTACTGGACTTTGCTTTCCGTTAA
- a CDS encoding hydrogen peroxide-inducible genes activator, whose protein sequence is MTLTELKYIVAVARAKHFGHAAEACFVAQPTLSVAIKKLEDELGVVLFERGGAEISVTPLGAQIIAQAERVLEQTAAIKELAKQNKDPLAGPLRLGVIYTIGPYLLPPLVKAMIDQVPQMPLILQENFTVRLLELLRQGELDVAIMALPLPEHGMAMQELYDEPFVVAMPRQHPWTARDKIAAQDLKSETMLLLGNGHCFRDQVLEVCPEMARFSSPGNGMQRTFEGSSLETIRHMVASGIGLTVLPRASVANMHATDGMLEYRPFAEPVPSRRVVMLWRKSFTRKAAIDALCAAIASCNLPGITPLCEDDD, encoded by the coding sequence ATGACACTGACTGAACTGAAATATATCGTTGCAGTCGCGCGAGCGAAGCACTTCGGCCATGCCGCCGAAGCCTGTTTCGTTGCCCAGCCCACCCTGTCAGTGGCCATCAAAAAACTCGAAGACGAATTGGGCGTCGTCCTGTTCGAACGGGGCGGCGCGGAAATCTCCGTCACCCCTCTGGGCGCGCAGATCATTGCGCAAGCCGAGCGCGTGCTGGAACAGACGGCCGCCATCAAGGAACTCGCCAAGCAAAACAAGGACCCGCTGGCCGGTCCCCTGCGCCTGGGCGTGATCTACACGATCGGCCCCTACCTGCTGCCGCCCCTGGTCAAGGCCATGATAGACCAGGTACCGCAGATGCCCTTGATTTTGCAGGAAAACTTCACGGTACGCCTGCTCGAATTGCTGCGCCAGGGCGAACTGGATGTGGCCATCATGGCCCTGCCCCTGCCCGAACACGGCATGGCCATGCAGGAACTGTACGACGAACCGTTCGTCGTGGCCATGCCGCGCCAGCATCCATGGACGGCGCGCGACAAAATCGCCGCGCAGGATTTGAAATCGGAAACCATGCTACTGCTGGGCAATGGCCACTGTTTCCGCGACCAGGTGCTGGAAGTGTGCCCCGAAATGGCGCGTTTTTCCTCGCCCGGCAACGGCATGCAGCGCACGTTTGAAGGTTCTTCACTGGAAACCATCCGCCACATGGTGGCCAGCGGCATCGGCCTGACCGTCTTGCCGCGCGCCTCCGTCGCCAATATGCACGCCACCGACGGCATGCTCGAATACCGGCCGTTCGCGGAACCCGTGCCATCGCGCCGGGTAGTGATGCTGTGGCGCAAGAGTTTTACGCGCAAGGCGGCCATCGACGCCCTGTGCGCGGCCATCGCCAGCTGCAACTTGCCCGGCATCACCCCCTTGTGCGAAGACGACGACTAG
- a CDS encoding DUF3717 domain-containing protein has protein sequence MELQIQALEAAINYWRVRQPARGNEYALSPPVSRLARVYALMIYYRQDRIAEEGLEPAILALIDAWRRDGGGIQGDSHA, from the coding sequence ATGGAATTGCAGATACAGGCGCTGGAAGCGGCAATCAATTACTGGCGTGTCAGGCAACCGGCGCGCGGCAATGAATATGCGCTGTCGCCGCCCGTCAGCCGACTGGCCCGCGTGTATGCGCTGATGATTTATTACCGGCAAGATCGCATCGCCGAAGAGGGCCTGGAACCGGCCATCCTGGCCTTGATCGATGCCTGGCGCCGCGATGGCGGCGGCATCCAAGGCGATAGCCACGCCTGA
- the rfaE2 gene encoding D-glycero-beta-D-manno-heptose 1-phosphate adenylyltransferase, translating into MPDFENKLCGRDELRARAQALPKPVVVTNGVFDILHRGHVTYLAQARALGASLIVAVNTDASVKRLGKGDDRPLNNCEDRMAVLAALEAVSLVVPFSEDSALEVVQDIEPEIYAKGGDYDMAAIPEGRAVLAYGGQAVAIDFEHDRSTTKLLTKVRAQQG; encoded by the coding sequence ATGCCTGACTTTGAAAACAAACTGTGCGGCCGCGACGAACTGCGCGCCCGCGCGCAAGCGCTGCCGAAACCGGTGGTGGTGACCAACGGCGTGTTCGACATCCTGCACCGCGGCCACGTGACGTATCTGGCGCAGGCGCGCGCGCTGGGCGCTTCGCTGATCGTTGCCGTGAATACTGATGCTTCAGTGAAACGTCTGGGCAAGGGCGACGACCGTCCCCTGAACAATTGCGAAGACCGCATGGCCGTGCTGGCCGCGCTGGAAGCGGTGAGCCTGGTCGTGCCGTTCTCGGAAGACAGCGCCCTGGAAGTGGTGCAGGACATCGAGCCGGAAATCTATGCCAAGGGCGGCGACTACGATATGGCGGCCATTCCCGAAGGGCGTGCCGTGCTCGCGTATGGCGGCCAGGCCGTGGCCATCGATTTCGAGCACGACCGTTCGACCACCAAGCTGTTGACGAAAGTGCGGGCGCAGCAGGGCTGA
- a CDS encoding tubulin-like doman-containing protein, which yields MAENLNQTITGGASERKQDKIIELRPTLFIGIGGTGMQVLMRVRRRVLNTLWGGAGNRTRIEGLADFPIAQFIHFDLDNGAVIESGESQAKDLQFDQVKFTDDDKVVESFDMDKYSRDEDSLEKYPHIKEWLPLTPQRIRELRFDMSSGAGQIRAVSRLYFFDKYAKIRDKIRLKLKALKAGLSHERQLAELGLRMETNRFRIVIVGSVAGGTGSGSFLDMGLLARWLARSEVGAADVELMLFLPTGYTKANKDRVEANGYAALMELESAMMGNKGYVGRWDAYDRPELTREPYSEVYLIDSGNLAQQHTKDVSDVYHMVADSLFEDFASADFARAKRSIAVNQAQHKNSLYNAPVPQDRFGDMRLYFSKRFSSFGMAVLDTRQEAARDERAHRWAGAMLQAFFGVGGTDAGANRATDTQRDNFLAANMFLKGTPFSDFPEFSDKSIELKRSSGDFIDFRVVDELLEDRHGHLLAGVENRVNTRINDIRTGFDRSEWPAQVRDAMKHLERDAVRDQDSTADTTEDRISKRRREVLEDVKKVVRDQLYGYLDNKEFGGLEYVLSLVEQIKDRIEAPGSGLTAQIGNNAERYREIKEAVRSREYERLLNNLEQTRSTFGFLSNGEKQAGVVMDHLRTEMANALKFHLRAKAADESVILLGELSRWLGNRVGVDAQGRAQWNGLVGELQTGREGVLAMLAELKTANTILQKDLDKEHATLIVIPVTEKDIALPSAATLRQWADEAFKDMGGSKALFPMLGEPAQRGLILAKVTRMAENMIATTSLVEGATSTPDPLFEALEQMEVSERLDRFRKLLACSMPWIDANMAGDFTVVSDQFKCVIGVANAAAFKAKFGAELESCMPTQVGITVSQLEIVETGIRGRAVCYCELAGVPMTVLRGLEGWRTSYRKEGDNDKAPTHTHIDPTQFTHPIAPNTDEMKRLAEDFGEFLQAIMLGVLTRHTGRVVPPGQYQFAVEPGDLRRIGNERAIRQNGMPASYQKNIALRIEEKLTALDAVQTAAMAALAKYYERTVYAPKLVAQADGSQLPYVGFGSAISAEVGARLRESARRKGMASDELDRTVQTLLGRLKEWANVIGDSDSDAYDWEVREPEADGQPRLKYAIKAEMLEAGRLEQLLRPAGAAVAPAAAVFGMAQPPLGGMPPLVEYQYFLGINGQQQGPFTAQQIVQYVQAGQVAPATTKVWRAGLPAWADLAQFPELAPLFLSAPPPLMPPPL from the coding sequence ATGGCAGAGAACCTGAACCAAACCATCACCGGCGGCGCCAGCGAGCGCAAGCAGGACAAGATCATCGAACTGCGCCCGACCCTGTTCATCGGCATCGGCGGCACGGGCATGCAGGTGCTGATGCGCGTGCGCCGGCGCGTACTCAACACCCTGTGGGGCGGCGCGGGCAACCGCACGCGCATCGAGGGCTTGGCCGACTTTCCTATCGCGCAATTCATCCATTTCGACCTCGACAATGGCGCCGTGATCGAAAGCGGCGAGTCGCAGGCGAAGGACTTGCAGTTCGACCAGGTGAAGTTCACGGACGATGACAAGGTGGTCGAATCGTTCGACATGGACAAGTACAGCCGTGATGAAGATTCCTTGGAAAAATATCCGCACATCAAGGAATGGCTGCCGTTGACGCCGCAGCGCATCCGCGAATTGCGTTTCGACATGAGCAGCGGCGCCGGCCAGATCCGCGCCGTATCGCGCCTGTATTTCTTCGACAAGTACGCAAAGATCCGCGACAAGATCCGTCTGAAATTGAAAGCCCTGAAGGCGGGCCTGTCGCATGAGCGCCAGCTGGCCGAGCTGGGTTTGCGCATGGAAACGAACCGTTTCCGCATCGTCATCGTCGGTTCCGTGGCGGGTGGTACGGGTTCCGGCTCCTTCCTCGACATGGGCTTGCTGGCGCGCTGGCTGGCGCGCAGCGAAGTGGGCGCGGCCGACGTGGAGCTGATGTTGTTCTTGCCGACCGGCTACACCAAGGCCAACAAGGACCGGGTCGAGGCTAACGGCTATGCGGCGCTGATGGAGCTGGAATCGGCGATGATGGGCAACAAGGGTTATGTTGGCCGCTGGGATGCCTACGACCGTCCGGAACTGACGCGCGAGCCCTACAGCGAGGTTTACCTGATCGATTCGGGTAACCTTGCCCAGCAGCACACCAAGGATGTCAGCGACGTCTACCACATGGTGGCTGATTCGCTGTTCGAGGATTTCGCCTCGGCCGACTTCGCGCGCGCCAAGCGCTCGATCGCCGTCAACCAGGCGCAGCACAAAAACTCGCTGTACAACGCGCCCGTGCCGCAAGACCGCTTCGGCGACATGCGGCTGTATTTCTCGAAGCGCTTTTCCTCGTTCGGCATGGCCGTGCTCGACACGCGCCAGGAAGCGGCGCGCGACGAGCGGGCCCACCGCTGGGCCGGCGCCATGCTGCAAGCGTTCTTTGGCGTGGGCGGCACGGATGCGGGCGCCAACCGGGCCACGGATACGCAGCGCGATAACTTCCTCGCCGCCAATATGTTCCTGAAGGGCACGCCGTTCAGCGATTTCCCCGAGTTTTCCGACAAGAGCATCGAACTGAAGCGCTCCAGCGGCGACTTCATCGATTTCCGCGTCGTCGACGAATTGCTGGAAGACCGCCACGGCCACTTGCTGGCCGGCGTGGAAAACCGCGTCAACACGCGCATCAACGATATCCGCACGGGCTTTGACCGCAGCGAATGGCCGGCGCAAGTGCGCGATGCCATGAAGCACCTGGAACGCGACGCCGTGCGCGACCAGGATTCCACGGCCGACACGACGGAAGACCGCATCAGCAAGCGCCGCCGCGAAGTGCTGGAAGACGTCAAGAAAGTCGTGCGCGACCAGCTGTATGGCTACCTGGACAACAAGGAATTCGGCGGCCTCGAATACGTGCTGTCGCTGGTGGAACAGATCAAGGATCGCATCGAGGCGCCGGGCAGCGGACTGACGGCGCAGATCGGCAACAATGCCGAGCGCTACCGCGAAATCAAGGAAGCCGTGCGTTCGCGCGAATACGAGCGCCTGCTGAACAACCTGGAGCAGACGCGCAGCACCTTCGGCTTCCTCAGCAACGGCGAAAAGCAGGCGGGCGTGGTGATGGACCATTTACGCACGGAAATGGCGAATGCGCTGAAATTCCATCTGCGCGCCAAGGCGGCGGACGAGTCCGTGATTTTGCTGGGCGAACTGTCGCGCTGGCTGGGCAATCGTGTCGGCGTCGACGCGCAAGGCCGCGCGCAGTGGAATGGCCTGGTGGGCGAGCTGCAAACGGGCCGCGAAGGCGTGCTGGCCATGCTGGCCGAATTGAAAACGGCGAACACGATTTTGCAAAAGGACCTGGACAAGGAACACGCGACCCTGATCGTCATTCCCGTCACGGAAAAAGACATCGCGCTGCCATCGGCGGCCACCTTGCGCCAGTGGGCCGATGAAGCGTTCAAGGACATGGGCGGCTCGAAAGCGCTGTTCCCCATGCTGGGCGAACCGGCGCAGCGAGGCTTGATCCTGGCCAAAGTCACGCGCATGGCCGAAAACATGATCGCCACGACCAGCCTCGTGGAAGGGGCGACGAGCACGCCCGACCCGCTGTTCGAAGCGCTCGAACAGATGGAGGTGTCCGAACGCCTGGACCGTTTCCGCAAGCTGCTGGCCTGCTCGATGCCGTGGATCGACGCCAATATGGCGGGCGACTTCACGGTCGTGTCGGACCAGTTCAAGTGCGTGATCGGCGTGGCCAACGCGGCCGCCTTCAAGGCGAAGTTCGGCGCCGAGCTCGAATCGTGCATGCCGACCCAGGTGGGCATCACGGTGAGCCAGCTGGAAATCGTCGAAACGGGCATCCGCGGTCGCGCCGTCTGCTATTGCGAGCTGGCCGGCGTGCCGATGACGGTGCTGCGCGGCCTGGAAGGCTGGCGCACCAGTTACCGCAAGGAAGGCGACAACGACAAGGCGCCGACCCACACGCATATCGACCCGACGCAATTCACGCACCCGATCGCACCGAACACGGACGAGATGAAGCGCCTGGCGGAAGACTTCGGCGAATTCCTGCAAGCGATCATGCTGGGCGTGCTGACGCGCCACACGGGCCGCGTCGTGCCGCCGGGCCAGTACCAGTTTGCCGTCGAGCCGGGCGACTTGCGCCGTATCGGCAACGAGCGGGCCATCCGCCAGAACGGCATGCCCGCCTCGTACCAGAAAAATATCGCCCTGCGCATCGAGGAAAAATTGACGGCGCTTGACGCCGTGCAGACGGCCGCCATGGCGGCGCTGGCAAAATACTATGAACGCACCGTGTATGCGCCCAAGCTGGTGGCGCAGGCCGATGGTTCGCAGCTGCCCTACGTCGGTTTTGGCAGCGCCATTTCCGCCGAAGTGGGTGCGCGCCTGCGCGAGTCGGCGCGCCGCAAGGGCATGGCCAGCGACGAGCTCGACCGCACGGTGCAAACCCTGCTGGGCCGCCTGAAGGAATGGGCGAACGTCATCGGCGACTCCGACAGCGATGCCTATGACTGGGAAGTGCGCGAGCCGGAAGCGGACGGCCAGCCGCGCCTGAAGTACGCGATCAAGGCGGAAATGCTGGAAGCGGGGCGCCTCGAGCAATTGCTGCGCCCGGCCGGCGCGGCCGTTGCCCCGGCGGCGGCCGTGTTCGGCATGGCGCAGCCACCGCTGGGCGGCATGCCGCCGCTGGTGGAATACCAGTATTTCCTGGGCATTAATGGCCAGCAGCAGGGACCGTTTACGGCCCAGCAGATCGTGCAGTACGTGCAGGCGGGACAGGTCGCACCGGCCACCACCAAGGTGTGGCGCGCCGGCTTGCCGGCCTGGGCCGACTTGGCCCAGTTCCCCGAACTGGCGCCCTTGTTCCTCAGCGCGCCGCCACCGTTGATGCCGCCGCCCCTGTGA
- the trmL gene encoding tRNA (uridine(34)/cytosine(34)/5-carboxymethylaminomethyluridine(34)-2'-O)-methyltransferase TrmL, producing the protein MFHVVLVEPEIPPNTGNVIRLCANTGAQLHLVEPLGFPLDDAKMKRAGLDYHDYANMKVHKNWDAFLADTQPDPSRMFAMTTRGSRPFGDVAFLPGDVFVFGSETKGLEPALRDGFPAEQRIRLPMRPDNRSLNLSNTVAVVVYEAWRQHGYQGGA; encoded by the coding sequence TTGTTTCACGTTGTTTTGGTAGAACCTGAAATCCCGCCCAATACGGGCAACGTCATCCGCCTGTGCGCGAATACGGGCGCGCAGCTGCACCTGGTCGAACCGCTGGGCTTTCCGCTCGACGATGCCAAGATGAAGCGCGCCGGCCTCGATTACCACGATTACGCCAACATGAAGGTGCACAAGAATTGGGACGCGTTCCTGGCCGACACCCAGCCCGACCCGTCCCGCATGTTCGCCATGACGACGCGCGGCTCGCGTCCGTTCGGCGACGTGGCCTTCCTGCCGGGCGACGTATTCGTATTCGGCTCGGAAACAAAGGGCTTGGAACCGGCCCTGCGCGACGGCTTTCCCGCCGAACAACGCATCCGCCTGCCGATGCGCCCGGACAACCGCAGTTTGAATCTGTCGAATACGGTGGCCGTGGTCGTCTACGAAGCGTGGCGCCAGCATGGCTACCAGGGCGGCGCGTAG
- a CDS encoding ComF family protein: MRTATRHRLDAAWQALRLWLGATVLPAQCALCGMGCPQVLCPPCRAQYLAQLRHRCRQCANPLADIEVALLCGRCLRHGPAYDATITAFDYAAPVDQLLLQLKFGARLALAPLFAQLLHVAIQQQPEWEAPQLLCPVPLGPARLAERGFNQALEIARPLARLLDVPLQPRLALRVRETRAQSGVAPQERQANLAHAFAIAPEHAPLLQGCHVGIVDDVMSSGHTVNALAAACKSAGAARVSILVVARTPPR, encoded by the coding sequence ATGCGGACGGCCACCCGGCACCGCCTTGATGCCGCGTGGCAGGCGCTGCGGCTGTGGCTGGGCGCCACGGTGCTGCCGGCGCAATGCGCGCTGTGCGGCATGGGCTGCCCGCAAGTGCTGTGCCCGCCCTGCCGCGCGCAGTATCTGGCGCAACTGCGCCACCGCTGCCGCCAGTGCGCCAATCCGCTCGCGGACATCGAGGTGGCGTTGTTGTGCGGACGCTGTTTGCGCCACGGGCCCGCGTATGACGCCACGATCACGGCGTTTGATTATGCGGCGCCCGTCGACCAGTTGCTGCTGCAGCTGAAATTCGGCGCGCGCCTGGCGCTGGCGCCCCTGTTTGCGCAACTGCTGCATGTTGCCATTCAGCAACAACCAGAGTGGGAGGCGCCGCAGTTGCTGTGTCCGGTGCCCTTGGGCCCGGCCCGGCTGGCCGAACGGGGCTTTAATCAGGCGCTGGAAATTGCCCGTCCGCTGGCGCGCCTGCTGGACGTTCCGCTGCAGCCCCGCCTGGCGCTGCGGGTGCGCGAAACCCGGGCGCAAAGCGGCGTGGCGCCGCAGGAACGGCAAGCCAACCTGGCGCACGCATTCGCCATCGCGCCCGAACACGCCCCGCTATTGCAAGGGTGTCATGTCGGCATCGTCGACGACGTGATGAGCAGCGGCCATACCGTCAACGCCCTGGCGGCCGCCTGCAAGAGCGCGGGCGCGGCCAGGGTCAGCATACTGGTGGTGGCGCGCACGCCGCCACGCTAG
- a CDS encoding methyltransferase domain-containing protein translates to MPVPTSPPKMSAPIDAVQVRDFFSRPARVAPSDFLRREVSARMHERLELVKITPLRVLDAGCGPGADLAQLHKDYPAAQIIGLDAAQAMMQAARAPASKLAGLNQFLSKLLPAKAGVDLLCGDLGDLPLAANSVDLVWSNLALHWHAQPDRVFAEWRRALRLDGLLMFSCFGPDTFREVRDAFAEADLYPHALPFVDMHDFGDMLVETGFSTPVLDMEIITVTYDTAEKLLADVRAFGGNPLTTRRRGLMGKAAWQRMLAALEKMRRPDGKLGLSFEVIYGHAFRPAPRVTRNGEAIIRFDLPRKPK, encoded by the coding sequence ATGCCAGTTCCCACCAGTCCGCCCAAAATGAGTGCGCCCATCGATGCGGTGCAAGTACGCGATTTCTTTTCCCGTCCGGCGCGCGTCGCGCCATCGGACTTCCTGCGCCGCGAAGTGTCGGCACGCATGCACGAGCGCCTGGAGCTGGTGAAAATCACGCCCTTGCGCGTGCTCGACGCCGGCTGCGGCCCGGGCGCGGACTTGGCGCAGTTGCACAAGGATTATCCCGCCGCGCAGATCATCGGTCTCGATGCAGCGCAAGCGATGATGCAGGCGGCGCGCGCGCCCGCGTCGAAACTGGCCGGCCTGAACCAGTTCCTGAGCAAACTCTTGCCGGCCAAGGCGGGTGTGGATTTGCTGTGCGGCGACCTGGGCGACTTGCCGCTGGCGGCCAACAGCGTCGACCTCGTATGGTCGAACCTGGCGCTGCACTGGCACGCCCAGCCCGACCGCGTGTTTGCGGAATGGCGGCGCGCGCTGCGCCTCGATGGCTTGCTGATGTTTTCCTGTTTCGGTCCCGACACCTTCCGCGAAGTGCGCGACGCCTTTGCCGAGGCGGACTTGTATCCGCACGCCTTGCCCTTTGTCGACATGCACGACTTTGGCGACATGCTGGTCGAGACGGGCTTTTCCACGCCCGTGCTGGACATGGAGATCATCACCGTGACCTACGACACGGCGGAAAAACTGCTGGCGGACGTGCGCGCCTTCGGCGGCAATCCGCTGACCACGCGCCGGCGCGGCCTGATGGGCAAGGCGGCCTGGCAGCGCATGCTGGCCGCGCTGGAAAAGATGCGCCGTCCCGACGGCAAGCTGGGCCTGAGTTTCGAGGTGATCTATGGCCACGCCTTCCGTCCCGCGCCGCGCGTGACGCGCAACGGCGAGGCGATCATCCGTTTCGACCTGCCGCGCAAGCCCAAATAA